A genomic segment from Glycine soja cultivar W05 chromosome 20, ASM419377v2, whole genome shotgun sequence encodes:
- the LOC114401809 gene encoding uncharacterized protein LOC114401809, translated as MITEATLNSLHGVDALTLRGPFTLFSLNGSYLYNNHYALNPGATPAPPLSFRISFSTCQGQVFGGAIGGRVIASNDASQTICTFKNPMMYASRDKEMDEGDDNKNNNYNNNSKYFNGSDELSGFNMISCGARGW; from the coding sequence ATGATCACTGAAGCAACCCTCAACTCTTTGCATGGTGTTGATGCCCTCACACTTCGCGGGCCCTTCACATTGTTCTCCCTCAATGGCTCATACTTATACAACAACCACTATGCCCTTAACCCTGGAGCCACCCCTGCCCCTCCCTTATCCTTTAGGATCAGCTTTTCCACCTGTCAAGGGCAAGTCTTTGGTGGTGCCATTGGCGGTAGAGTCATTGCCAGCAATGATGCCAGCCAAACAATTTGCACCTTCAAGAACCCGATGATGTACGCTTCAAGAGACAAAGAAATGGATGAGGGTGACGataataaaaacaacaattatAACAATAACTCTAAATATTTTAATGGGAGTGATGAGTTGTCGGGGTTCAACATGATTAGTTGTGGAGCCCGTGGGTGGTGA
- the LOC114402544 gene encoding uncharacterized protein LOC114402544, giving the protein MQPLVEELKELWEIGVKTFDACKKESFQMRAAIMWTINDFPAYANLSGWSTRGQYACPCCGFEIGSKWLRYGRKFCYMCHRRWLEPDHKWRYNKRDFDGTQEFRAPPDLPSGAFSLRQMEYHGVGDWSPWKKRSILFTLPYWQHSVLRHNLDVMHIEKNVCDNIIGMLLQLEGKSKDNDKARYDLVDMNIRSQLHPKMHPSKGKQYFPRACYQMTSKEKETFLEVLKTIKAPDEYLSNISRCVQVKEHKISGLKSYDCHLLMQEFLPIAMKGCLPDKVSLAISDLCCFFKELCGKVLNESNLEHLEHQVALTLCQLEQIFPPSFFTVMVHLVIHLAHEARVGGPVHYRWMYPIERFLLTLKSFVRNRAHPEGSIAEEYLAHECLIFCSRYLSRVETHFNQFARNDDSCFVENVSVLNPRGRPLGRKKQVGFNVKKRKRASRISLDKKALVQAHRNVLFNSNNVEHFRKAHTDLIKRQNRRLSPYEVDKIHSKEFPDWFRERVARLEEQDSTLVTNDIKWLARGPLEIVRRYSGYIVNGVRFHTKTRERCLKTQNSGIVVTVKTLSYASSRDKNPKEGEIHYYGALTDIIQLDYSGKYKAILFKCDWVDINRGCKIDNFGMTLVNFNYLQHIGNDICDDPFVFASQAKKVFYVENKTQNGWLVVVHAKIRDVYDMGDEQSNDTDQGNEQVLQKINHNDLIRPKADDSDDIIEVTIPMENILPHNKDDNYIDDDESDADFF; this is encoded by the exons ATGCAGCCTCTTGTGGAAGAATTAAAGGAATTATGGGAAATTGGGGTAAAAACATTTGATGCATGTAAAAAAGAGTCATTCCAAATGCGTGCTGCAATTATGTGGACTATTAATGATTTTCCTGCTTATGCAAATTTGTCTGGTTGGAGCACTAGAGGCCAATATGCTTGTCCATGTTGTGGTTTTGAGATTGGCTCAAAGTGGTTGCGTTATGGTAGAAAGTTTTGCTATATGTGTCATCGTCGTTGGTTAGAGCCCGATCATAAGTGGAGATACAATAAAAGAGATTTTGATGGAACCCAGGAGTTTAGAGCTCCACCTGATCTACCTAGTGGAGCTTTTTCTTTGAGACAGATGGAATATCATGGAGTTGGGGATTGGTCACCATGGAAAAAGAGAAGTATTTTGTTCACATTGCCTTATTGGCAACATAGTGTGCTCCGTCATAATCTTGATGTTATGCACATAGAAAAGAATGTGTGTGATAACATTATTGGGATGTTGTTACAATTAGAAGGTAAGTCAAAGGACAATGATAAGGCACGCTATGATCTTGTTGATATGAATATTAGAAGCCAATTACATCCAAAGATGCACCCAAGTAAAGGCAAACAATATTTTCCTAGAGCTTGTTACCAAATGACttcaaaagagaaagaaacattTTTGGAAGTTCTCAAAACAATAAAAGCTCCTGATGAATATTTGTCTAATATTTCAAGATGTGTGCAAGTGAAGGAACACAAAATATCCGGTCTCAAAAGTTATGATTGTCATCTTTTAATGCAAGAGTTTCTTCCTATAGCTATGAAAGGTTGTTTGCCAGACAAAGTGAGTTTAGCTATATCCGATCTTTGTTGTTTCTTCAAGGAGTTGTGTGGCAAGGTGCTTAATGAGAGTAATTTAGAGCACCTAGAGCATCAAGTAGCTCTAACATTATGCCAATTAGAACAGATTTTTCCTCCATCTTTTTTCACCGTAATGGTACATTTGGTAATCCATTTGGCACATGAAGCAAGAGTTGGAGGTCCTGTACATTACCGATGGATGTATCCTATTGAAAG gttCCTTTTGACTCTAAAGTCATTTGTTCGTAATCGAGCACATCCAGAAGGATCTATTGCAGAAGAATATTTAGCTCATGAATGCTTGATATTTTGTTCAAGATATCTATCTAGGGTGGAGActcattttaatcaatttgctcgaaatgatgactcatgttttGTGGAAAATGTAAGTGTTTTAAATCCTAGAGGTAGACCATTGGGGAGAAAGAAGCAAGTTGGATTCAAtgtgaagaagagaaaaagagctTCTCGGATTTCTCTTGATAAGAAAGCATTGGTTCAAGCACATAGAAATGTGCTTTTCAATAGCAACAATGTTGAGCACTTTCGAaa AGCCCATACTGATCTTATCAAGAGACAAAATCGTCGATTATCTCCATATGAAGTTGACAAAATTCATAGTAAAGAATTTCCAGATTGGTTCCGTGAAAGA GTTGCTCGATTGGAAGAGCAAGACAGCACTCTAGTGACAAATGATATCAAGTGGTTAGCTCGTGGTCCACTAGAAATAGTGAGAAGATATAGTGGGTACATTGTTAATGGAGTTAGATTTCATACAAAGACACGTGAAAGGTGCTTGAAGACTCAAAACAGTGGCATTGTTGTAACTGTTAAGACATTAAGTTATGCCAGTTCAAGAGATAAAAACCCAAAGGAGGGAGAAATCCACTACTATGGTGCACTAACAGATATAATTCAATTGGATTATTCTGGAAAATATAAGGCTATACTTTTCAAGTGTGATTGGGTTGATATAAACAGGGGTTGCAAAATTGATAACTTCGGTAtgacattagtgaatttcaattatttgCAACATATAGGGAATGATATATGTGACGATCCATTTGTTTTTGCATCTCAAGCTAAGAAAGTATTTTATGTGGAGAATAAAACACAAAATGGTTGGCTTGTTGTTGTGCATGCTAAAATCAGAGATGTATATGATATGGGTGATGAGCAATCCAATGACACGGATCAAGGGAATGAACAAGTCTTACAAAAGATAAATCATAATGAtttgatcagaccaaaagccgATGATAGTGATGATATCATTGAAGTTACAATACCTATGGAGAACATTTTACCACATAACAAGGATGATAATTATATAGATGATGATGAGAGCGATGCAGActtcttttga
- the LOC114402545 gene encoding uncharacterized protein LOC114402545, whose protein sequence is MGKRRKLNIIQNDGQSQAKEQSIESSTEVNQNNNSILEENAQFEEEQHIQEDSHVQSHTSLESASESSTKDKKRTRGYTHMLDVWDLPDGEFILVEVDHWGNPMGWEGKTLLNAIGSLVRRHQCAPINFLSWKDMPKDYITDMVKLIQSKFRFVPELTEQTKKILIDDMSLKWRQFKYELKSKGYDESKTKEEMIAHIPDPRVDPSQYRDLVHYWCSEKGQKISNINKRSRSKYEDLHCMGTNNLPRRIHEMTTKAKGVQPSRAEIYIDTRTRKDGSIITEKAAIVIDELKNKMVEAESSQNLQSTQDSTDWTNDIYSKVKGPEKRGRVRCLGKLPHQASSSQSSYTNNRIQKLENLLGNLVAVLKV, encoded by the exons ATGGGAAAGCGTAGAAAGTTGAATATCATTCAGAATGATGGTCAATCACAAGCAAAAGAGCAATCAATTGAAAGCTCTACTGAAGTGaaccaaaataacaactctatacTTGAAGAAAATGCACAATTTGAAGAAG AACAACACATACAAGAAGATAGTCATGTTCAGTCTCATACTTCTCTTGAAAGTGCAAGTGAAAGTTCAACTAAAG ATAAAAAGAGAACTAGAGGTTATACACATATGCTAGATGTGTGGGACTTGCCAGATGGAGAATTCATACTTGTTGAAGTAGATCATTGGGGCAATCCTATGGGTTGGGAAGGGAAAACTCTACTGAATGCAATTGGGAGCTTGGTAAGGAGACACCAATGTGCTCCTATCAATTTTCTTAGCTGGAAAGACATGCCTAAGGACTATATTACTGACATGGTTAAATTAATTCAG AGTAAGTTTCGATTTGTTCCTGAATTAACTgaacaaacaaagaaaatattgattgatGACATGAGTCTGAAATGGAGGCAATTTAAATATGAACTGAAATCAAAAGGATATGATGAGAGCAAAACTAAGGAGGAAATGATTGCTCACATCCCAGATCCAAGGGTTGATCCTTCTCAATATCGTGATTTAGTACATTATTGGTGTTCTGAGAAAGGACAG AAAATAAGCAACATCAACAAAAGGAGCCGCTCAAAATATGAGGACTTGCATTGCATGGGAACCAATAATCTTCCAAGACGGATTCATGAGATG ACTACAAAGGCTAAGGGAGTGCAACCTTCTAGGGCAGAAATTTATATTGACACTCGAACTCGAAAAGATGGAAGCATTATTACTGAAAAGGCTGCTATTGTAatt gatgaactaaaaaataaaatggttgAAGCAGAGAGTTCGCAAAATTTACAAAGCACCCAAGATTCTACTGATTGGACAAATGATATATATTCAAAAGTCAAAGGACCTGAAAAAAGAGGACGTGTGCGTTGTCTTGGCAAGCTTCCACATCAAGCAAGTTCATCTCAAAGCTCTTATACAAACAATAGAATTCAAAAGTTggagaatttgcttggaaaCCTTGTAGCTGTGCTTAAAGTATGA